The following is a genomic window from Spartobacteria bacterium.
AGCCTTCTGCAAAACACCTGCTGTTTCGTTCAATGGAATCACCATTCCTTCCAGAATCTGGTTCATTCCCTCCACCATATGCCGCCAGCTGCCCTCATAGGCCGCCGTATCAGCCCGTACATCCAGCTGTCCATCCACTCCCGCCGACACCAGCTGTCCGATGTCTTTCTGCAGTCCGTTCAGCACTTTAACACAGAGGTTCACATCCTGCTTGTTAATATTGTAATACCCTTTTAACTCTTCAGTCACTTCCTCTAAGACATCGCCATGCGCAATTTTCGAGAGCACCTCCCCGGTCTTCTTCAAGCGCGATACCAGAATGCTCATCATCTGATTCATCCCCTTTACCACATCCTGATAGGCACCCTGATGAGAGTCCGCATCGGCCCGCGCATCAAGTACCCCGTTCACCCCGGCTTCTGCCAGCGCATTCGCATCATTGACCAGGTTGTTAATGGCTTCCATCATCCCGATGACCGCAGGCATAAGCTCATCCTGCTCCGATATAGGCCCTGCGGCACGCAGTTCTTCCAGTTCCGAAAGGTCACCAACGGAAATGTGCACCAGAATATTCTGTATATGCCGAACCTGAGTCTGGGTATCTAAAACCGCATCGGCAATGGCCTTATAATCCCCTTCGTAGTCGTCACTCATCTGCCGTGTCAAGTCATTCACTGCCATACGTGAAAGAACCTCCATCGCTTCGTTAACGGGGCGACTGATATTATCCAGGATCGTATTCACCTGATTCACAATATCTCCAAAGGTTCCATCCAGCCCGGTCGTGTCGGCCCGGTGTTTTAAATCTCCTTTATCCGCTGCTTGCGCCAGCATTTCAAACTGCCCGGTAATATTTCTCAGTACATGTACCACTCCGGTAAAGGCCTCGGCCAGCAGTCCTACCTCGTCCTTGGAGGTGATGTCCAGCGTTGCATCCAGCTGCCCCTTCGCTATCCCTGTCGCCACATCAGTCATGCGCCGGATGGGCCGCACAATCCGTCCTGTAACTACGAGCAGTACCGTTGTGGCAAGTACCATAATCACAAGTGCCACGCCTCCGCTCATTTTGCCCATCTTCCATATGGGTGCCATCAGTTCAGCATAATTTGCCGTGGCCGCCACAATCCATCCCGTATTTTTGCACGTCGCCAGAGCTACATCCTGATACACACCTTTGAATGTATAAGAGATGAGCCCTTCCCCCTGCATAAAATCCTTGCCGAACGGTAACGTATTCACATCCAGAGACAGGACGTTCTTTTTGTCTGGATGAGCCAGTATCAGGCCCTCTTTGCTCACCAGTGCGCAATAGCCTTTTTCACCGACTTTTACCGGATCTACATTACGCTCGGTAAAACTGTTCAGATCGATAACTCCTGCCAGCATCCCGATCGGTTTTCCCGCCACATCAAGTATAGGCTTGGTTACCACAAAAACCGGAACACCGGTTGTTCTGCTGCGCATCACCTCTGATACGCCGGAATGTCCGGCCATGGCCTCTCGAAAGTAGTCCCGATTGCTTACATTGCCGCCTATATGTGATTCCGGTGCTGCGGCAATCATCTCCCCATCTGCTCCCGCCAGGAAAAGCACCTCATAAAAAGGGTATTCCTTCATATTCATTTCCAGCTGCAGCGAGGCCTGCTTCCGCGACGCCTTCCCCGTATCCGAAAGTGCGCTTTTAAATATTTGCGCCCGGCTCCATTCGACAAGCTGACTTTGACGATCCGTCACCCAGGAGTCCAGCTGCCGAGCCAAACCACTCGCGATATAGGTTAAATTTGCATTTACACCAGTACGTATGGCTCCTTTAGAAATGACATAACTGACAAGAGTCACTACAAAAATACCCATAGCGCATATCAATAATGCCGGCGTTAATATTTTTCCACGTAATTTCATGTAACCCTTCCTTTTGTTTTTTCAGTCACCATCGCATCAAATTTTGCGCTCAAATTTCCAGGCCAGCCAGAATGCCCGCGTTACTCAGGGTAACGTAAACATTCCCAGCACAATAATTGCAAGAGCAAATAATAAAACATTGCACCACAAGCCAAGACTGAAATTAAATCTTTACCTTCCACTTTTTCAGCTGTTAAAATAAGCACCGTGACACGATGAAAGCAGTAATCAAAAATGGTGGTTTTTAATAGTATGAAAACAGGAATAACAACTTACGGGATTTCATTTGCCGTGTTTTTGCTACTGGGGACAAGAACACTACCAGCACAGAATACGCAACCCTATGCCCCGGCCCCTTACCAGACCGAGGGATGGCCGGCTCAACACCATGACGCACATAATTCGGATTGGCTTCCGGCAAATATTCGCGATTTCCGTTCCACCAACGGAACATTATCGGCAGTGAAGATGATGCTTCAGGATACCAATAACCCGGTGGTCTGTTCCGGTGGCGGGCTCATCGGTACGCTGGATGGAAAAGAATACTTCATTGTAACCACAGGCAAGTTGAAGTATCCGAATTTGCACGTGCTGAATATGGAGGACGGCAGCCTGTACTGGCAAGCCGCACCGCCGGGAACCAATGCCCCGGCCGGCTCAGAACCCGGCCCCGGTGCCTGTGCGCTGACCATTTGTCCGTCGCTGGATAAATACGGATTCCTTTACCTGGCCGATTGTCATTACGTCTATAAATACTCCCTGGCAGCTATTCCAGATGCCAATGGATACCAGCAATGCCTCGAACGGGTTCCCATGCCGAATCTCAAAACCTACAATTACACCAATGGACTTTGGGAGCCCAAAGCCCCGACAACGCCGGCTGATGATCCCGACACCAAGGGATTCCCCTTCATGACCTTTGTTATGTCGCCTGAGGTTAACAGTAATTTCTATGTTGGCGGTTTTACGGTTCAGGGTGAAATTTTCATGTTTGACAGTACCGACCTGTCTTGTTTTGCCTCCAATTATCTCGAAAGCAATATGATTGGTTCCGTTACCGGGTCACCGCCCTGCGACCCATATGCATTTGCGGCAGAAAACAACCCCATGGAATACTCCACAAATAATCCGATCATTTTCGGTATCTGGGCGACCGGCGAAACAAATACGACTGATCCGGATGTCAAATACTTTATGAATCCGTGCCAGCTTAAGGCCTATATGGATGCAGGCACCCTGGGCACAGGGGTCATGATTGCCAATAATCCCTGTGTAATGGCGAACCCAACCAATGCTGCGGCCTGCTCGCTGCTTATCGGCGGAAGTCAGTCGTCTTATCTGGAGCAATGGGATCCCACGCCAGGCGGTGATGACGCGATTGTCTACCGGGTTGATTTCGATCCGACCCAGAGTGACCCGACTAACCGGCTCATTATTCAGAATTACAACTATACAAATACGATTTTGGGACGGCCGCAATTCAACTTTATCGGGCGCATGATCAACGGCACAAACACTGCGACATCCCCGGATCTTTCCGCCAGTGAAAAATGGATATTCTGCGGTGATAAGGCGGGATATATGTACAATTTCAGCACGGCCAATGGGGAAGGCATATGGAGAGTTGAAACGGGCGACGCGCTTGGCAGTCCCACCACGTTTCAGAATCCGAACAGTGAAGATCAATTTCTCTTTATGTCATTGTGCAACTATGAACCCTGGATCTTTATGATCGATGACAACACAGGCGGTATTGTGTCCAATTCGACCTATGGTGTGATGACCAACCGGCTTGAATTCTGTGACTATATCACTGAAAATCACTGGCGTACTGAAGCGGGCTATACAAACACTTACACCAATACACTTGGAACATTTGAGAGAAATGCGATCGGTGCCAGTATTATTGTAGGCTCCAGCAACCTGGCGGAAATGGTCTATACCGTAGGCTGGAAATATCCCGGCAAGATTGAGGCGATTCAGGATATGGCAACAATCCCCACACATTTGGAAGTTCTTTGCATGGATGTGGCAAAGTTCTGGACAACAACCAACCCGGCCGATCTCGTTGCCGCCTCCTTCATGGACACCACCAGCAGCAGTGAAGCAGGTTTCATTATCAGCCCTGCCGCCGGCAGCCGGAATGGTGTTATGCTTTATCTGTCGCAATCCAGCTGCATTGCGCAATTTCTGGCGCTCAACATTACAAACCCGGATTTGATCAGCCAGCGGCCTGGTCTTGTTATGCCCGAAGGTATGCGAACACTTTTCGCACCGGCTACAGGCGGGCTAGGTCTGTTGCGTATCCCGTACAGTCAGGCGGGCAGTACGGAGTGGCTGTTGCTGTTGCTGAATAACGAGTGATTCTGGCTGATGATCGAAATGATGCATACATTACACAGAACAGGATGTCGGGGTGCAGATGCAGTCAGCATGTGTTGGCGAGTGGTTGTTGTTCTGTTCTGTTTTCTTGGTTTTTGCGAAGGGGCAGCCGATCTGCCGTCTGATTTTCCTGAGATACAGATCAGCGTGTGCAGCAATGCGACACCCGGTGTCATTTTTCTCAGCAATTTAACGCAGGAGACCGGTGTATCCAACACACCCTATCTGATTATTCTGAATACGGCCGGTCAACCCGAAACATACAGGAAACTGGACAGCCCCATTAATACGGATTTCAAGCGACAGCCGAACGGGGATATGACGTATTTTCATCTCAAAAGCACAAACCTGTACAGTTCGAATACGTTTTCCTTTGTTTTTCTTGATGCCGCTCTCAATGCGACGGGAACCATCAGTGCGGTTGCCACCGGAACAAAATTTTCGGTGGGGTCCGACTGGTATACCGATGTGCATGAACTGCGCATGCAGGACAATGGGCATGGCTACCTGCTGGCCTATCGGCTGGGCCGCAGGAATATGCTTCCTTTCGGCGGTTCACTGAATGCCATGACCGTGGATATGGCCATTCAGGAGGTGGATCCGCAGGGGATTTTGCATTGGGAATGGCAGCCTCCCGCCTTTTTCACGCCCAGCAACAGCACGCCGGATGTTGCACTGGACGCGTCTCCGGTCGATTATGCGCATTGCAATGCCATTGAAGTGGAGCCTGATGGCAACCTGATGCTGTCCACCCGCTTTTTTGATGAAGTTACCAAGATTAACCGCGAAACCGGTGACATCATATGGCGAATGGGCGGTTCGGCCTGCAGTAATAACTGGTTCGCTTTTGTGAATGATGATCAACCGCAGGCGGGCGGCGGCACGTTTACCGGATTTTCCCATCAGCATGGCATCCGACGGTTGAAAAACGGCCATATTCTGCTTTTTGATAATGGTAATCTGAAGAACCCTCCAAACTCCCGAGCGGTGGAATATGCGCTGGACGAGGTAAACCGCATAGCCACTAATGTATGGGAATATCATCATGACCCCGAGATTCAATCGACAGAAATGGGCTATGCACAGCGTCTGGATAACGGAAACACGCTGATTTGCTGGGGAGGTAATACCAATGGCGTGGCTCTGACTGAAGTGACTGCCGGCGGTGAAACCGTGTTTGAGATGTCGCTGCCCGCCGGTGTGCATTCTTATCGGGCGTATAAATATCCACTGCAGCGTGACACGACCGGGATGTTACTGCTGCTCCTGCTAGCGGAATAAAATGTACGGCAATCGGTGCCCGCATGAACCACCACCGTAGAGCCGATGCTGCGTAGCGGCCACCCAGTGCCTGTGCACGCACAGGAAGAAAAGTTCCAATCATTATCGCTTTTGGAGGCAAGACTTCGAGTAGCAGGCAGCGAACCATTACAACTGGTTGTTTGTGGCGGATCTGCGGGCAACACGATTGGTTCTGCGGACAACTAAGGATGTTGATATTCTTGAACACCGGCCCAGCCGATTTATTCCGCATGGGTCTTCCTGACGGATTTGCCGTTCTCGTAGTTATAACCGTACAGCATCGCCTTGGCCTGCATGTTCTTCTGTGCCTGACATGGCGACCACCGCCGCGCTGATGTTTTCCAGTCAATAAGCAGCGGCTTGCCGTCACGCTGATACACGGCATCAATCTCGCCGATAAAGGGTTTGGCCAACTGCAGTCCGGACTGTGTTCTTAACGGCACGGAAAAGGTGTGATTTATTGCCAGCACGTCTTCAGCAGGATTATCATGCTTTAAAATCGCATGACTGGCCTCCTAATTATTTTCCAAGAAGGTGTTTATCAAGGTGCTTACACTATTGTCGTCATCTACCCTTATGATGTTTATCCCCCAGCCTAAAAATTGTGACTTCGAACGCCTTGCACGGACGGTATTGCTGCAGGCGGTTGGCAAAGGCAAAGGCATCGTTCATTTCATAGTGCTGGAAGATGTCGAGGCCACGATCAAGGGATATTTTCCAGCCGTTGTCGGTTACGATGTGGCGGGCATGGATAGTACCTGTGTTGTCGAACTCCCAGGAGAATTGCACACCGACAGCTGCTGCTGATTCCTTCATTTTCTCAAAGTTTTCATTTTGCTGTTCGCCCTTAAACCCGTCTTCAACCGTCACCAGATGAACTGCCACTTCATCATCCGGAGCCTTGTATTTAACAACGGTTTCCAGAAACTCCATAAAATTGCGCAACTGGTAGAACAACCGTATATATGGATCTGTTACTGTGACCGTGCTGGCTCCCTTGAGGTAGGGGCCTAGAAGTGTGTCGTAAGATATCCCCTTCTGGTTTTCCTGAAACGCCTGATGCTTTTCTTCAAGAGGCGGTGGCGCTCCTTGTTCACGCGGATTGTCACCACCATTTTCTTGCGCACGTGTTGAGCTGTGCCCTTCGCCATCCATCTGCGGGTCAGCGTCCTGATCACCCGTCTTGTGGTAGTAGTGCGGGTACTCCTCTTCTTCGAGTGTATTAACGGCATGAGACTGACCGGTTGAATCGATATAGGCAAAACGCACAGCGCCATAGGTTGAGTCTATTCGCATCAATTGATCTTTGACACGCTTCCTTCCCTCGATGGAGAAGCGCAACAGTTCCTCAACCTCCTCTTTCGTCGCCCCTCCATGCGGAAAAAGTATTTTCATCAGGCCAGAAAATGTTTTGTTAATCCCGTCACGATCTCGCGTAGAAATATCTGTCGATAGCGTGAAATATTCTTCGTATTGATCAGAGTAATCGTGACTTCGCAAAGAGCGCAATATCTCGGCCAGGTAGTCCACAACAAAGCCGTAACCACTGGAAAACATTTCACTTCGCAGATTTTCCATTTCCCAGCCCGGCAAGAACCAGTGAAGACGATCAAGAATAGCCTGCCCCGACGAATTCCGATAATTCTCAGGCAGATCCATAAACAATGAATCATGCTTCAACATGTATGGCACATTATGAGAGGTATTCCCAATATAGACCATTGAGGCCTCAGCGCCCTGTGGTCCAGTGCCTCGGTTAAACGACTTATTGGCCATGTAGTTCTTCAGGGTGTCAATCAGCTTAACATCCGGTTTTTTGTTGCTTCCCGCAAACTCATCCATAGCCACAACATCCCAATACCCGACAAGACCTATTTTTCCTGTAGTGTTGTTGATAAATAGCTTGGCAAGCGTGGCCTCACCTCCCGAAACCAGTGTTCCGTGCGGGGAGAACTCTGAGTATATGTGTGATTTCCCCGTACCTTTGGGGCCTAACTCGATGAAGTTATAATTACGTTCACAAAACGGGATCAAGCGAACGAGCTGAGTAAGTTTACTACGACGGCCAAAAACCTCAGGGTTCAAGCCTATACTCTGTAAGAGGACATCAATCCATTCTTCCGTGCTAAACTGCTTCCTGGATTCGATGTAGCCATCATAATCAAAACTGGAAAGCTGAATGGGCTTTAAAGAGGCTAATATCCAGGGAGCACCATTACTATCCTCAGAAAACTCATACTCCATATCACAGATGCACCAAACACCACCAACAAGGAGTTTCTGATGTTTCTTCACCGTTCCGGAGTCAATGGGTACTTTCTTAAGCCCCAAATTCTCAAAACCAGCTTCATAGGCGTCCGACTTGTCATTTAGGTCAACAGCCACCCTGTCTATGATTTTGTAGCGCCCCATTTCCTTGATGTTGGAGCGTACCAACCCCGCCTCGTTGCGATGCACATAGTGCTTGCGAAGGATTTCCTTCACCGTCGCAATACCAGTCTGAATGCTTAGCTCATCATTGGTAGCACAGTACTGCCCCAGCAAATACTCCAACACATAAGTCGGAACGATGGCATTGCCCTTGACTGTTTTTACGAGATCCTTTCGGACAACCAGCCCAGAAAAGTGTGTGTTGATTTTTTGGTCAAGTTCGTTCATGAGTCACCCATCCTTTAGAAGTCAAAATCGCTTGTAAATGATCGCCGCATCACATACCGGATCGACTTGTATTCTTTGTAGTGTGAAGTACCTGCATGTTGTTCCTTCAGTTTCAGGAGAACTTCCTGCCCGTTGACCTCATCAGCCTTGCGGGTAAGAACAAAACGCACCTGCAACTCACGTTCCCGTGGATTGTCTGACGTCAGATCAAAAGTCAGCTCGTGGCTGTCAGAAATCAGATCGCCGGCCTCAGTATAAATACCTGCCCGAAGCACTCGCGGCTGAACCTTGTCTGTTACCGGCCCGGTCTGATA
Proteins encoded in this region:
- a CDS encoding methyl-accepting chemotaxis protein, which gives rise to MKLRGKILTPALLICAMGIFVVTLVSYVISKGAIRTGVNANLTYIASGLARQLDSWVTDRQSQLVEWSRAQIFKSALSDTGKASRKQASLQLEMNMKEYPFYEVLFLAGADGEMIAAAPESHIGGNVSNRDYFREAMAGHSGVSEVMRSRTTGVPVFVVTKPILDVAGKPIGMLAGVIDLNSFTERNVDPVKVGEKGYCALVSKEGLILAHPDKKNVLSLDVNTLPFGKDFMQGEGLISYTFKGVYQDVALATCKNTGWIVAATANYAELMAPIWKMGKMSGGVALVIMVLATTVLLVVTGRIVRPIRRMTDVATGIAKGQLDATLDITSKDEVGLLAEAFTGVVHVLRNITGQFEMLAQAADKGDLKHRADTTGLDGTFGDIVNQVNTILDNISRPVNEAMEVLSRMAVNDLTRQMSDDYEGDYKAIADAVLDTQTQVRHIQNILVHISVGDLSELEELRAAGPISEQDELMPAVIGMMEAINNLVNDANALAEAGVNGVLDARADADSHQGAYQDVVKGMNQMMSILVSRLKKTGEVLSKIAHGDVLEEVTEELKGYYNINKQDVNLCVKVLNGLQKDIGQLVSAGVDGQLDVRADTAAYEGSWRHMVEGMNQILEGMVIPLNETAGVLQKAANNDLTGLMSGEYNGQLADLKKHVNQMMQTLDGALSQVAATVGLVDSGANQIMDASQSLSQGATEQASALEEITSSLMEIASQTKTNAENATQANTLANGARDAAENGSEQMQQMVSAMNDINSSSQHIAKIIKVIDDIAFQTNLLALNAAVEAARAGVHGKGFAVVADEVRNLAGRSAKAARETADLIDLSSAKVTNGLQVAESTAHAFKNIVSSIVKSADLVGEIAAASNEQAEGVAQVNIGLSQVDQVTQQNTANAEQTASASAELKGQSHQLQQQIALFRLSGSTRLCAQPATPAILSRAAVDALPEIDTGWGGTAADPE
- the brxL gene encoding BREX system Lon protease-like protein BrxL, whose product is MNELDQKINTHFSGLVVRKDLVKTVKGNAIVPTYVLEYLLGQYCATNDELSIQTGIATVKEILRKHYVHRNEAGLVRSNIKEMGRYKIIDRVAVDLNDKSDAYEAGFENLGLKKVPIDSGTVKKHQKLLVGGVWCICDMEYEFSEDSNGAPWILASLKPIQLSSFDYDGYIESRKQFSTEEWIDVLLQSIGLNPEVFGRRSKLTQLVRLIPFCERNYNFIELGPKGTGKSHIYSEFSPHGTLVSGGEATLAKLFINNTTGKIGLVGYWDVVAMDEFAGSNKKPDVKLIDTLKNYMANKSFNRGTGPQGAEASMVYIGNTSHNVPYMLKHDSLFMDLPENYRNSSGQAILDRLHWFLPGWEMENLRSEMFSSGYGFVVDYLAEILRSLRSHDYSDQYEEYFTLSTDISTRDRDGINKTFSGLMKILFPHGGATKEEVEELLRFSIEGRKRVKDQLMRIDSTYGAVRFAYIDSTGQSHAVNTLEEEEYPHYYHKTGDQDADPQMDGEGHSSTRAQENGGDNPREQGAPPPLEEKHQAFQENQKGISYDTLLGPYLKGASTVTVTDPYIRLFYQLRNFMEFLETVVKYKAPDDEVAVHLVTVEDGFKGEQQNENFEKMKESAAAVGVQFSWEFDNTGTIHARHIVTDNGWKISLDRGLDIFQHYEMNDAFAFANRLQQYRPCKAFEVTIFRLGDKHHKGR